The Spirochaetota bacterium genome has a segment encoding these proteins:
- the carB gene encoding carbamoyl-phosphate synthase large subunit, whose amino-acid sequence MPKREDIKKILIIGSGPIVIGQACEFDYSGSQACKSLREEGYQVVLINSNPATIMTDPELADRTYIEPINADVVEKIIARERPDAVLPTVGGQTALNVSLELHERGVFEKYGVKLIGANIDSIKKAEDRDLFKKAMIDIGLEVPDSMLASSMDEALLALERIKLPIIIRPAFTLGGTGGNIVYNKEDFTDLVRKGMDESPINQVLLEESVIGWKEFELEVMRDTQDNVVIICSIENLDPMGIHTGDSITVAPQQTLTDREYQNLRDMSIRIIREIGVDTGGSNIQFAVNPRDGRVMVIEMNPRVSRSSALASKATGFPIAKIAAKLAIGLTLDEIPNDITRETPASFEPTIDYVVVKIPRWAFEKFEGADTRLGTQMKSVGEAMAIGRTFKESFQKALRSLEIDRYGFGSDGSFKLDDALKGLSEKVQRDFLEQGLVNPREDRVFYLEKALSLGWSVERLEQLTRIDPWFLDQLREIVEAGKEFSREYEQNGLVPESVRRMKTLGFSDMQLGFLSNAAQIKDLHEKGIPFKKELSKTIKQKERAVREFRFSNGIIPGFRLVDTCGGEFEAFTPYYYSSFDDEDETRESKRMRVMILGGGPNRIGQGIEFDYCCCHASFALREEGIDSIMVNSNPETVSTDYDTSDRLYFEPLTLEDILHIYRREKPDGVIVQFGGQTPLRLAKALEENDVKIIGTSPDSIDRAEDRERFAQVVHALKLRQPENGIAFTAEDAIATANRIGYPILVRPSYVLGGRAMSILYDEKSLVEYISTAVTLSPEHPILVDDFLEDAIEIDVDALCDGERVFIGAIMEHIEQAGVHSGDSACIIPPLSINRFMMDEIAKSTEALAMELGVIGLINIQFAIKDSLLYVLEVNPRASRTVPFVSKATGIPLAKIAVRLMLGKKLADFKLVKMKETPYISVKEAVLPFNKFPGVDTLLSPEMKSTGEVMGIAAHFGEAFFKAEMAAGDLLPMEGTVFLSINPLSKEALLGDIRLLYDNGFRLVATEGTALYFNDNGIPCERVFKVSEGRPNIIDLIKNGEIDLIINTPTGKIPKHDAFTIRQAALRYHVPIITTISAAKAAVQGLLEVRKNGEITVRSLQEYHKEAD is encoded by the coding sequence ATGCCCAAACGTGAAGACATAAAAAAGATACTCATCATAGGCTCCGGGCCCATCGTGATCGGGCAGGCGTGCGAATTCGACTACTCGGGTTCGCAGGCGTGCAAGTCACTCCGCGAGGAGGGCTACCAGGTGGTGCTCATCAATTCCAACCCGGCGACCATCATGACCGACCCGGAGCTGGCCGACCGCACCTACATAGAGCCGATCAACGCCGATGTTGTCGAGAAGATCATCGCGCGCGAGCGGCCGGACGCGGTGCTCCCCACCGTGGGCGGCCAGACGGCGCTCAATGTCTCGCTCGAGCTCCATGAGCGGGGTGTGTTCGAAAAATACGGCGTAAAGCTTATCGGCGCGAATATAGATTCAATTAAAAAAGCCGAGGATCGCGACCTCTTTAAAAAAGCTATGATCGATATCGGTCTCGAGGTTCCCGATTCAATGCTGGCCTCGTCCATGGACGAGGCGTTGCTCGCGCTCGAACGGATCAAGCTCCCCATCATCATACGGCCGGCGTTCACCCTGGGCGGGACCGGGGGCAATATCGTCTACAACAAGGAAGATTTCACGGACCTGGTCCGCAAGGGCATGGACGAGTCTCCGATAAACCAGGTGCTCCTGGAGGAATCGGTCATCGGGTGGAAGGAATTCGAGCTCGAGGTGATGCGCGACACCCAGGACAACGTCGTCATCATCTGTTCCATCGAGAACCTCGATCCCATGGGGATTCACACCGGCGATTCCATAACCGTCGCCCCCCAGCAGACGCTCACCGACCGCGAATACCAGAACCTGCGCGACATGTCGATCCGCATCATCAGGGAGATCGGGGTCGATACCGGCGGCTCCAACATCCAGTTCGCGGTGAACCCGCGGGACGGACGCGTCATGGTCATCGAAATGAACCCGCGCGTGAGCCGCAGCTCCGCGCTCGCCTCCAAGGCGACGGGTTTTCCCATCGCGAAGATCGCGGCGAAGCTCGCGATCGGGCTTACCCTGGACGAGATTCCCAACGACATTACGCGGGAGACCCCCGCGAGCTTCGAGCCCACCATCGACTACGTCGTCGTGAAGATCCCGCGCTGGGCCTTCGAGAAGTTCGAGGGCGCGGACACGAGGCTGGGGACGCAGATGAAATCGGTGGGCGAGGCGATGGCGATAGGCCGCACCTTCAAGGAATCCTTTCAGAAGGCGCTGCGCTCGCTCGAGATCGACCGGTACGGCTTCGGCTCCGACGGGAGCTTCAAGCTCGACGACGCGCTCAAGGGGCTCTCGGAAAAGGTGCAGAGGGATTTCCTGGAACAGGGGCTCGTGAACCCGCGCGAGGACCGCGTGTTCTACCTCGAAAAAGCATTATCGCTGGGCTGGAGCGTCGAGCGCCTGGAGCAGCTCACGCGCATCGATCCCTGGTTTCTCGATCAGCTCAGGGAGATCGTCGAGGCGGGGAAGGAATTCTCGCGCGAATACGAGCAGAACGGACTGGTTCCCGAATCGGTACGACGCATGAAGACGCTCGGCTTCTCGGATATGCAACTGGGATTCCTCTCGAACGCCGCGCAAATCAAGGACCTGCACGAGAAGGGCATACCCTTCAAGAAGGAGCTCTCGAAAACCATCAAGCAGAAGGAGCGCGCGGTGCGCGAGTTCCGCTTTAGCAATGGAATAATTCCCGGCTTCCGGCTTGTCGACACCTGTGGGGGCGAGTTCGAGGCCTTCACCCCGTACTACTATTCGTCCTTCGACGACGAGGACGAGACCCGTGAATCGAAAAGGATGCGCGTCATGATCCTGGGTGGCGGGCCCAACCGGATAGGGCAGGGCATCGAGTTCGACTACTGCTGCTGCCACGCCTCCTTCGCGCTGCGCGAGGAGGGCATCGATTCCATTATGGTGAACTCGAATCCCGAGACGGTCTCGACGGACTACGACACCTCGGACCGATTATACTTCGAGCCCCTCACGCTGGAGGATATTCTTCATATCTACCGGCGCGAGAAGCCCGACGGGGTCATCGTGCAGTTCGGCGGGCAGACCCCGCTCCGCCTGGCCAAGGCGCTCGAAGAAAACGACGTGAAGATTATCGGCACCTCCCCCGACTCCATAGACCGCGCCGAGGACCGCGAGCGTTTCGCCCAGGTGGTGCACGCGCTGAAGCTCCGCCAGCCGGAGAACGGCATCGCCTTCACCGCCGAGGACGCGATCGCGACCGCGAACCGGATCGGCTATCCCATCCTGGTGCGTCCCTCGTACGTGCTGGGCGGGCGCGCGATGTCCATCCTGTACGACGAGAAGAGCCTGGTCGAGTATATAAGCACGGCGGTGACCCTTTCGCCCGAGCATCCCATCCTCGTGGACGATTTCCTCGAGGACGCGATCGAGATCGACGTGGACGCCCTGTGCGACGGGGAGCGCGTGTTTATAGGCGCGATCATGGAACACATCGAGCAGGCGGGCGTGCACTCGGGCGACTCGGCCTGTATCATCCCGCCGCTCTCGATAAACCGCTTCATGATGGACGAGATCGCGAAATCCACCGAGGCGCTCGCGATGGAGCTGGGCGTTATCGGGCTCATCAACATCCAGTTCGCGATCAAGGACAGTCTCCTCTACGTCCTCGAGGTGAACCCGCGCGCCTCGCGCACGGTGCCCTTCGTGTCCAAGGCGACCGGCATCCCGCTCGCGAAGATCGCCGTGAGGCTCATGCTGGGAAAGAAGCTCGCCGATTTCAAGCTCGTGAAGATGAAGGAGACGCCGTATATCAGCGTGAAGGAGGCCGTGCTCCCGTTCAATAAATTTCCGGGGGTGGACACCCTGCTCTCGCCCGAGATGAAATCGACGGGGGAGGTGATGGGGATCGCGGCGCATTTTGGCGAGGCATTCTTCAAGGCCGAGATGGCGGCGGGCGACCTCCTGCCCATGGAAGGGACCGTGTTCCTCTCGATCAACCCGCTCTCGAAGGAGGCGCTCCTGGGGGACATCCGGCTCCTGTACGATAACGGGTTCCGCCTGGTCGCCACCGAGGGGACCGCGCTCTATTTCAACGACAACGGCATCCCCTGCGAGCGTGTGTTCAAGGTGAGCGAGGGACGGCCCAACATTATCGACCTGATCAAGAACGGCGAGATCGACCTGATCATAAACACGCCCACGGGAAAGATTCCCAAGCACGACGCCTTCACGATCCGGCAGGCTGCGCTGCGCTATCACGTGCCCATTATAACGACGATATCCGCGGCGAAGGCTGCCGTACAGGGGCTGCTCGAGGTCAGGAAGAACGGCGAGATCACGGTGAGATCGCTCCAGGAATACCACAAGGAGGCCGATTAA